The genomic stretch TTTGCGCATGAGTTTGTATATTCTCTAGAAGAGGATGGTCTCTTCGTGAATAGGTAAGAGGTGGCTCATTGATGTTTAGTTTATGAGGGACTTGTGTTGGAACATGTGAAGTATCAAGTTCTTGTGTTTCGATGTGTGGATTGGATTGTGGTATGGATTCCCAATTTTGTGGTTCAATATTGGAAGTCTCCTCCTGAACCAAGGAATTGGGGTAGAATGGTCCGGATTCAAAAAAAGTGAAATCATGGAGTTGTAATAATTTTTGTTGACATAGGAATAACATTTGTAGCCTTTCTGATTCGGAGAGTCACCAGGGAAGATGCACTTGATAGGACGTGGTTCAAGTTTGCCGCGATTATGGGAATGTATGTGAATGAAGGATGAACATCCAAAAACCTTAAAAGAGATATAGTTATTGAGATGTGAGGCAGGAAGAGATTTATTTAAAGAAAGTTTGAATGTGAGTTTGAAAATTGAGTAACCTTTGAAGGCATCCTATTGATAAGATAAGTGGCTGTCAGAATGACATTCCTAGTGGCAATGTAGGGCGATTTTGGGTAAAAAGTAAGTAACAGGTGACTTAAAGGATGAGACAGTTTTTGTGCTCAGAGACCTTATTTTGTTGCGATGTGTTAACACGAGCTGGTGTATGATTCCATGTGTTTGTAGGTACCCAcccaaaatatatttgaattagCCACGCGCTCTATCAGTTTGTAGGAGTTTAATTTGGGTATAGAATTGGGTTTGGATCACGGAATGAATTTTTTGCAAATTTGAGCTGTTTGGGATTTATTTTTCATTAGGAAAACCCATGATATACACATATGATCGTCAACAAATAGGATAAACCAGCATGTGCCACTAAGATTTGTTACGTTTGAGGGACCCCAGATATCACTGTGTATGAGGGAGAAAGATGTAAATGGTTTATAACGGTTAAGCGTGAAAGTTGTACGGGAATGTTTAGACACTTGACAAATATCACACTTTAGAGAAGAACTTTTATTATTGAATAATAATGGAAATAAATTTGAAAGGTACAAAAAATTCGGATGTCCTAAATGGTAATGGCATAATGccataataaaatatcattatcCTTATTGAATTCAAAGTAGAAACAAAGTGAGACAAGGAGTAATTAGGAACACTCTTGGGTAGGTGACTCTCGGGAACCTCCATCTTGAGAAGATATTATCCTGCACAAAGCTCAACACTTCCGATCGTATTCTCTGACGCCAAATCCTGGAAAGCACAAGAATCAACCCCCGGATTTATTGCTACAATTGAGATCCTTATTGAGCCTACTAACTAACAGAATATTACAAGCAAGGGCAGACAGAAATAGTGAAAAAATTACCAATCCCCAGTCATGTGATCGGACGCACCTGGCCCGAAACTTGGGATCTGTGGAATCTGGACTAGTCGAACTGTTAGAGATGGAGTCTTATTTCTCTTTCCGCATATAAACATCATCACATATTAAGACCATTGTAAATAGTTATGGCCATGCAGTATGTACAAGCATATTTATCAGTAGCGATCCGTGGCTATGGGACATTATGCGCATTGCAATCTTCGAAGTAGCGAGCGCCATTGTCGCTATAATCAAAATAGCGTTTGAGACGATAGCTCGCGTCGCTATCGTAGCAAAGCtacaaaacatttttttaaagtaACACGTGTTTTGTAGGCATATTTTGCACAATTTTTAGGCTCAGTTCTATTTCTAATTTTCTATTCAACGCTGCCTTTCCTTTTCTGTTTCAATCTTCTCCGCATCTCCCAATCAACCCTAACATAAACCCTATGATTCTCCACTGCTTCTCCTCTTCTGTTGTTCGTGGCTCGTCGAACTTATATAAATAAATGCAGCTTCATTCCAAGAAAAAAGAACAGATTGGAGCAAAACGCCTGAATGATTTGGTGTTCATTAAGTACAACAGAGTTCTGAGGCTTAGATATGATAGTCGTGATACCATCAATCCTATCATATTGTGCTAAGTAGATGATGAAAATGAATGGTTGGTagggagactgaaggatgaaaaacatgactttgtTCACGAAGGTGATGATTTGACTTGGCAAGATGTTGCAGAtgttgttggaggagatggaGCTCTTTATACATTGAGGAAATCCAAAGGGGTCTTGAAGGCGTCCCCTACATATACGCAGGCCTCAATGACGGCCACATGTACACCTACTGGAAGCTCGAAGGCGTCCACATCTAAGTCTAGTGGGAAAAGCCTATAGGAACATCTATTACACATAATCTTGTTGATGAAGAGGATGGATTCGACTTTGATGAAGAAAATGAAGTAGAGAATGATGCTGAGCATTATGCAATTTCAAATGAACAAGATTATCTTGATCTTGATGAAGAAGACGAGGTGAATTTTAGATTTCATTTTTCTAGTTTTAGAATTGAGGTTTTATATACTTTGAACTTATATATTGTTACTCATGAACTATGTAGCACAGATACCTTAAATTGTTTTTTAAAGTATCGGATACGGATACGGATACGACACGTGGATACGCGTGTCGGATACCTCAAAATCCGTGTTGTTGACTTTGTTTAGGGTTGGCCAGCCGGATACGTTTTGGACACGGCGAGGACACACCATGGATATGGCATGGATACGTTTTTCGGATACGTTTGGGCAAAATTgcaaatatttaaaagttttacgggttaattaaaaaaattaaaatttttaaggactaaaaagaaaataatttaaaataaattgggcTAGGCTTTTAAATCCCTAAATACATTTGTCCGTCTCTTTCATTCTATTTCTGCTCAAGCGGCTTTCAATTCAATCGTGTCGCCCTTCTTCTCTCTTTCATTCTATCTCtataatttttacttttcaatacttttttttgataggaaacAATACTTTATTAATGATATAATAATAAGTGTTACAGCAGTGGACTAGAAGTTCACTGTCCTAATTAACCACAATTTAAAAGGAAAAATTTAGTGATACACATAATCCCATTGTCTTAATAAATCAAAAAACTGAAACATTCTTGAATTCTTTGTGAATTCCAATCCACACGGCAACGTTAATCCTTATCTTCTCCCAGCATCTGTCCATATTTGACTCTGTTTCTTCGAAAATTCTTTGGTTTCTCTCCAACCATACCGTCCAACATATGTACTGAACCACAACTTGCCAAAATACCTCTCTTACCCGTAGTCCGTCCCAAATCCATGCTGAATAATTCTTTTGTTGTTTTAGGCATCACCCACAACAACCGCATCTCTTGCAACGCTTTAACCCACAGTGAGGACGTGAATGGACAGTGGATGAGAAAATGGTCCTGACTCCTGAGTCTCTCAATCTTTTTTGCATAGAACACACCAACTTGGACACAAAGCAATCCCGGGGCATCTTTTTTGAATCGTCTCTGAGATAGGTAATTTACCCAGAGAGGCTGTCCAAGAGAAAAGCTGAATCTTGCTCAGTACAGGGACTTTCCAGATAGCATCGAAAAGATTGAATTTAGGATAAAGATTATCAGAGTAGAAACACTCGTAGAATGAGCTAACTGAAAATATACCCGACGAATCCCCACTCCACTGAATAAAGACTTCCACCCCCTCGTATCGTTCAAAGGAATACAGTAcaattatttttaaagatttatcCCAACTCATCTCAACAAATCAGAAAATAAACGAGTCCAATCCtacaatttaaaatactaataaacaGGTGTCTATCCAACTAAATGAGCTAAGTTAAGAGTTCGTTATTCAGCaatatttattgctttttactCCATCCTTATTTTTATACACATCTTATTTATAAATGTTTTCCTCCCCTTTTTGTAAATCAATAGATATGCATAAATTGTACTTGTTCTCGTAATTTAGATATACGACTATTGTTACAGGAAGTGGCTGAAGTggaagaagatgagagatctGATATTGAATCCGAAGAGGAGTCTGAGGATGAACCTGAAGTTAGTACattgtgatttgattttgtTGAGACTTTTGGTTTCGGTTGAAATGACTAGACTGGAACACATGCTTACTCATTTAGTAATGTTGACAGAAACAAAAAGGTGCAGAGGGTGTCATTCAGATTGAAAATCCTAATTTGGTGAAGACAAAGAACTTGAAAGCACGCGATGTTGATGTATGTTACTCCAATTATTCATTCACTAACTTAAGAGATGTCCTTTTATAATTTTctaattgttgttttttttttgcctCACAGATGGAGAAAACAACTGAGCTTTCAAGGCGGGAAAGGTTGTGAATATTTGTTGTTTCTATTATTAATCTGCTATTAGATTTCTGAGACAAGATTATAAATATTCTCTCTTTAATTGGTTTTTCCATTTCTATTTCGCTTTTGGCCTTTATATTTTCGATAAAATCTGTAGAAGGTAGcttaaagaatttattttctaGTGAACTTGCCCTACTACATTGTATTATTCTGAATTGCAACTCCGTATTTGCTTCGCTTAGCCTCACTTTTTTCTGTCTCTGGAGGAAAAGGTGGGGTGTGAGATGCTGGTTGCACTTTTTTTTAGTCATTCCTTGTGGATCCCTGACTATATGGCTAGTTTAAAAACAGGTGGTGGAGCGAACTATGTTATACCGATCTTTAGATTTTCATTGCAGGGTATATAAGCACTCTGAATAATCATACTCCCAACTGTAATAACCTGTATATTCTTCATTTTGCCATTGTTCTCAGAGAGGAGATCGAAAAGCAGAAAGCTCATGAAAGGTACATGAAGCTGCAAGA from Primulina eburnea isolate SZY01 unplaced genomic scaffold, ASM2296580v1 ctg291_ERROPOS245047, whole genome shotgun sequence encodes the following:
- the LOC140820906 gene encoding uncharacterized protein encodes the protein MGRGKFKGKPTGRRQFSTPEQMMAGTSASRPRTFKQEVAEVEEDERSDIESEEESEDEPEKQKGAEGVIQIENPNLVKTKNLKARDVDMEKTTELSRREREEIEKQKAHERYMKLQEQGKTDQARKDLDRLALIRQQRAEAAKKREEEKAAKEQKKVEARK